Genomic segment of Sphingobium sp. Z007:
GGCTGAATTTCGCGGCGTGCATGGCCCGTCGGCCAGCGCCATGGCCTTCCGCGTCGCCGATCCCGCAGCCGCGCTCGAATGGGCGCTGGCCAATGGCGGCAAGGCGACGGCGGAGGACGACACGGTCATCGAAGGGATCGGCGGCGCCTATCTCTATTTCATGCCGGCAGACGGCGATCCCTATGCCGACTGGGCCGAGTTTCCCGGCTGGCAGGAGAAGGCGGCGGAAAACAGCGTCGGCCTCGACCTGCTCGATCATCTCACGCATAATGTCCGGCGCGGACAGATGCGGGTATGGAGCGAATTTTACCGCACCCTCTTCGGGTTCGAGGAACAGAAATTCTTCGATATCAAGGGCAAGGCCACCGGCCTTACCAGCCAGGCGATGATTGCGCCGGACAAGGCGATCCGCATCCCGCTCAATGAAAGCCAGGACGACAAGAGCCAGATCGAGGAGTTCATCCGCGATTATCATGGCGAGGGTATCCAGCATCTCGCGCTCACCACCGACAATATCTATGACACGGTGGAGAGATTGCGTGCGCGGGGCGTGCGGTTGCAGGACACGATTGAGACCTATTATGAACTGGTCGACAAGCGCGTACCCGGCCATGGCGAGGATCTGGAGCGGCTGCGCAAGAACCGCATCCTGATCGACGGCGATGTCGAAAGCGAAGGTATATTGCTGCAAATCTTCACTGAGAATATGTTCGGCCCGATCTTTTTCGAGATCATCCAACGCAAGGGCAATGAGGGTTTCGGTAACGGCAATTTCCAGGCGCTGTTCGAAAGCATCGAACTGGACCAGATACGGCGCGGCGTGGTCAGCGTCGACGCGTGAGATAATCTAAAACTGTTCGGGCTGAGCCTGTCGAAGCCTGTCCGTCCTTTCTCATAGGGACGGCCCTTCGACACGCGCAGGATGGACGGAGGAGAGCGGCAAATGGATTATCTTTCCGGCTTCGGCAATCATCACGCGACGGAGGCGGTGGCGGGCGCGCTGCCGGTCGGGCGCAATTCGCCCCAGCGGGTGCCCTATGGCCTCTATGCCGAGCAACTGTCCGCGACCGCCTTCACCGCGCCGCGACAGGAAAACCGGCGCAGCTGGCTTTACCGGATGCGGCCGAGCGCGATGCACCCGCCGTTCATGCCCTATGCCGGGCAGGCACCGCTGGGCAGACCGGCATTTGAAGCGGGCGCGCCGACGCCCAACCGGTTGCGCTGGAACTCGTTGCCGCTGCCGCTGGAAGCCGCCGACTTTATCGACGGCCTCGTCACCTATGCCAGTAATGGCGATTTTGCGGCGGGGGTGGGGTGCAGCCTCCATCTCTATGCGGCCAATCGGTCAATGGTCGATCGCGCCTTCTTCAGCGCCGACGGCGAATGGCTGATCGTGCCGCAGCAGGGCCGGTTGCGGATCGTCACGGAGATGGGCGTCATGCTAATCGCGCCGTTGCAGATAGCCCTGATCCCGCGCGGCGTGCGCTTTCGCGTCGAACTGCTGGACGACGTGGCGCGCGGCTATGCCTGCGAAAATCATGGCGCGCTTTTCAGATTGCCAGATCTGGGACCGATCGGCTCCAATGGCCTCGCCAATGTCCGCGATTTCGAGGCGCCCGTCGCCGCCTATGAGGATGTCGATCGCCCCTGCGAACTGGTGCAGAAATATCAGGGGCGGCTCTGGTCGACCATGCTGGATCACAGCCCCCTCGATGTCGTGGCATGGCATGGCAATGTCGCGCCCTATCTCTATGATCTGTCACGGTTCAATGTCATCGGCACGGTGAGCTACGATCATCCCGACCCGTCGATTTTCACCGTGCTGACGTCGCCGAGCGACACCGCCGGAACCGCGAACCTCGACTTCGTCATCTTCCCGCCGCGCTGGATGGTGGCGGAGGATACGTTTCGCCCGCCCTGGTTCCACCGCAATATCATGAGCGAGTTCATGGGCCTCATCACCGGCGATTACGACGCCAAGGCAGGGGGCTTCGCGCCGGGCGGGGCGAGCCTGCACAATATGATGTCGGCGCATGGCCCGGACGTGGCGAGCCATGACCGCGCGGTCGCGGCAACACTGACGCCGCACAAGATCGAGGATACAATGGCCTTCATGTTCGAAAGTCGCCTGCCCTTCACGCCGACAGGCTGGGCGATGGAAACGCCTTTGTTACAGGGCGATTATGATGCGTGCTGGACAGGCTTTGCCAAGGCGCAATTACCAACGCAGGGGAGCGACGCATGAGCTGGTGGACCACCGACGAGACGCATGATCCGGCGCGGACGAGCTGGGTTGACGGCGCGAATGGCCATGCCGATTTCCCGATCCAGAACCTGCCCTTCGGGGTGTTCTCACCGCCGGACGGAGACGCGAGGATCGGCGTTGCGATCGGCGACAGCATCCTCGATCTTTCGGCCCTTGCCGATCAACTGCCCGCATCGGATGCCTTGCGGTATAACCGTCTGAATGCGCTGTTCGCCCTGCCCACTGAACAGCGTCGCAAGCTGCGCCATGCCATTAGCGGGATGCTGAGCGATCGGGCGATGGCGGATCAGGTGCGCCCTCATCTCCATGCCGCCGCGGACTGCGCGCTGCACCTGCCGGCCCAAATTGGCGATTATACCGACTTCTATGTCGGCATCCATCACGCCAATAATATCGGTCGGCAATTCCGGCCGGACAATCCCTTGCTGCCCAATTATAAATATGTGCCGATCGGTTATCATGGCCGGGCGTCGTCGATCCGGCCATCGGGCGTGGCGGTGCGGCGACCGCTGGGGCAGCGCAAACCGCCCGAAGCGGACACGCCGATCTTCGGTCCATCGACCCGGCTGGACTATGAGCTGGAACTGGGCGTCTGGATCGGGGCCGGCAATGATCTGGGCACCCCGATCCCGATCGATCAGGCGGCCGATCATGTCGCGGGCTTCTGCCTGCTCAATGACTGGTCGGCGCGCGATTTCCAGGCCTGGGAATATCAGCCGCTCGGCCCCTTCCTGGCCAAGAATTTCCAGTCGACCATTTCGCCGTGGGTGGTGACGGCCGAAGCGATGGCGCCCTTCCGCCTGCCCCAACCGCCCCGGCCGCAGGGCGATCCAGACCCCTTGCCCTATCTTCAGGACGCGGCCGATCGCCAGCATGGCGGGCTGGCCCTGACGCTGGAAGTGTCGATCCTGACCGCGGCGATGCGGGCGCGGGGCGGTGCGCCCCATCGCCTCAGCACCGGCCCGGCGAGCAACATGTATTGGACCGTGCAGCAGATCGTCGCCCACCACGCCTCCAACGGCTGCAATCTCAGTCCGGGCGATCTGCTGGGCACCGGCACGATTTCGGCGCCCGATCGATCGGGCTATGGCAGCCTGATGGAATTGTCGGCGGGCGGCAAAGAACCGGTGGCCTTGCCCGGCGGCGAAAGCCGCACCTTTCTGGAGGATGGCGACGAGATCATCCTGCGGGCGAGCGCGACGGTGCCCGGCTTTGCACCGATCGGCTTTGGCGAATGCCGGGCGATGATATGTCCGGCGCCCTAAGCGCCGCGTCATAGGCGGCAACCAGCCGGTCGAAATGCGCATCCTCGTTGAAGCGCGCGACGACATCGGCATGGGCCGCCGCGCCCAGCGTGCGGCACAGCCCCGGATCGTCCCACAGCCGCTGCATCTGCCGGGCGAGGTCGGCCGGGTCGCCGGGCGCGAAATGCAGGCCGGTCCGTCCTTCACGCACTGTGTCGTTCAGCGCGCCGATGCGCGATGCGATGACCGGCACGCCATGCGCCATAGCCTCCGCCGCGACGATGGCGAAGGTTTCGAACCAGAGGCTGGGCACCACCAGCGCCCGCGCGCCGCGATAGATGGTCGCCAAGGACTCCGGTCCGCTGGTGATCGTCACCGGCACGCCCTTGGACATGAGCGGCGTCGGGTCGCTGCCGGGCGGCCCCGCGACATGGATGGGCAGGTCCGCCATGCGGCTGGCTTCGACCAATATGTCCAGCCCCTTTTCCGGCACGAAGCGGCCAGCAAAGGCGAAATAGGCGCCATTGGCTGGATCGACAGGATCGGGCGCGGCGGGGATGGCACATTCGTTGACGCTGATCCGGTCGAGCGGGATGCCGGCCTGGGCATGGAGCCAGTCGCGGCTGAAGTCGGTGAGCACGATGAAGCGGCTGACATGACGGCGGTAGAAATCGCGCCAGCCCGCCACCGCATGGCGCAGCGCGAAGGCGGCGCTTTCGGGCAGGCTGTCGCGGCAGTTGCGCAGCATCGCCTGATGCGCGCCATGATCGATGCAACGGGTACAAACGCCCGCCCCATCATGATGGGTGGCGATGGGGCAGGTGACGCGGAAATCATAGCAGCTATGGACGATCGGGATGCCGACACGGGTGCAATGTTCGAACAGCCAGGGGGTCAACAGCGGGTAAAGTTCATGTGTGTGAACGATATCGGGCCGGTCCTGCTCCAGCCGCGCCGCAAAGGCGCGCAACGCGGCGGGAGCATAAAGGCCATTGGCAAAGGCGCTGAGCTTGCCTGCCATTCCCGGTGAAAGATTACGGCTATCCCGTTCGAATATGGCGATATTCAGGCCCCGCCGTCGCGACAGGGCGATGGTCGCGTCCCAGGCGTTGTCGGCCCCGCCGCCGCCACGATGGCGGTTGAAGACATGCAGTATCTTCACGCGACCTGCGCGGGCGCGAGAATATCCGGCCGGTATGTTTCGCCGATCAGCGCCGCGGTCGGTCGCCGCCCCGCCGCCTTGAGTGCGATCAGCCGCCGGAACAGCGCGGCATAGCCGTCGATCACCGCGTCCCAGCGGAAGGTGGCGGCGGCATGGGCCTGCGTCGCCCGGCCCAGCGCAGCCCGGCGGGCAGGATCGGCGTCTAGATCGCGCAGGATCGCCGCCAGATCGCCGCTGGCCTTGCTGAAATAGGGATTGTTCGGCCCGACATTTTCCCGATGAAAGATCACGTCGATCGGCACGCAGGGCGCCCCCCAATGCATGGCGCGCAGCAGGCTGGGGTTCGTGCCGCCGACCTCATGCCCATGCAGATAGGCCGCGCAATGGCGATAGAGGGCGTTCAAGTCGGCGGAGTCGAACACGCCGCCAACGCAGCGCACCTGCCCGTCATGTTGGGCCGCAACGGCGCGGGCATAAGCGCTCTCATAGGGGACCGATCCGACGACGATCAGCGGCTTTGCGACACCAGACGCGCGATACTCGCGGATGATATGATCGACATTATTTTCCGGCTCCATTCGCGCGACGACCAGATAATAGTCGCCGGACGTCACGCCATAGCGAGCCAGAGCCGCGTCGTCGGGCGCATCCCCGACCGCGCCGCTATAGGGAATATAGGTGGAAGCCGCGCCATATTCGCGGTCGTAATAGGCCTGCATCGCGCGCGAATCCGTGACCAGCCAGGTGGCGAGCCGCGCACTGACGCTTTCAGACCATTTATAATATGTCCGCTGCAACCCGTTCCATTTGCGGCGTTGCCAGCCCAGCCCGTCGGTATGGATCACCACCGGCACGCCCAGCGCTCGCAGCGGCAGGATGAAGGGGCCATTGCCCGGATCGACCACGAAGACGAGGTCGAAGCGGCGAAAGGCCGCGTCGAACACGGCCAGGTTGCTATGGACGATGCTCTCGAAACTCTTGCCGCCCGGCGCGGGGAGGTAGCGGCATCGCACCCCCTGCCAGACCGGGGGCCGCGCGTCATAATATTGGTTCCGGCAATAGACGGTGACGTCCATGCCATGATCGCGCACCAGCCCGACGGCCAGTTCCTCCACCAGCGTCGAAAAACCGCTATAGCGCGCGGGAATACCGCGATCGCCGATGATGGCGACACGCAACGGGCGGGCGGGGTCAGCCATGCGCCTTGAACCCGATCCAGACATCCTGCGTCATGCCCGCATCAGGGCCGGGCGCGACCTGCTCCACCCGTTCGAACGCAGCGAGCAGATGGCAGCGCACCCAGCCGGGCGGATAGACCGCGAAATACCATTTCTTCCCTTCCTCGAACCGCGCCTGCGTCACCAGTTCGCCGCGATCATAGGCGTCCGTTTCCCGCTTCTGGGTCAGCAGATAGCGATAATGGTCGCCATGGGTGGTCGCGATCATCATGCCGCCGGGGCGCAGCACCCGGTGCAGTTCGGCGGTCCAGTCGCGATGCATGTCCGCCGACAAATGGGTGAAGACCGAGAAATTATAGACCGCGTCGAAACTATCGTCAGGGAAGGGCAAGGGCGGGGCCAGGCCATTCAATGCAAAATCGATGCCCGGCAGATGCGCGCGGCACCAGTCGATCGTCGCCGGATTATAATCGGTGCCGGTCAGAGCAGGCGACCGTCCGCTCAGAAGAAGGGGCATGTGGCGGATCAGCCGCCCCGGCCCGCACCCCCACTCCAGCACCCGCAACGGCTGCGCATCAGGCAAATATGTGCGGATCAACCGGGCGAACAGCGCCGCATGGGCCAGTCCGACGTCATGATAGTCCGCCCAGTCGACCTTGTTATAGGCATCGAACGCCAGATCCTCCGGCGGCACCGCGAAACCGGGATGCCTGGCGATGAAGGCGCGGTTGCTGCGCGCCGCCCGCGCCCGCTTGCGCAGGAAAGCCATGCGATCGAACATGGGCAGCAGGCCGAGCGATCGCGTAGCGCGCAGGATGTGATATTTCATGGCCGGTGCCTTTCTTGAGGGACGGGGGGCGGAGCGCGATCGAACAGGCGCAGGGCATAGGCCCGGTCCTGTCCGACGATGGCGATCAGGGGAAAAGGCGCGTCCGGCTGGGTCAGGCGGAAGCGGTTTGCGCGGTTCTGGATGATGTCCAGCAGCACCGCCGCAACCACCCCGGCGCACAGGCCGCCGATCAGCGCGGCGACCAGCAACAGCTTGGTCTGCGGCGCGTCGGGCTTGTCGGGCAGCGCCGCGCTTTCGACCAGCTGGATCGCCGACGGCGCGGACTGGGCGGTCGCGGCCGTGACCGCGGCGGTCATCAGCTTGTCCTGCAACGCCAGATAGGTCTTTTCCAGCATGTCGTGGCCGCGGCCGAGATCATGACTGTCCTTCATCTTCTGCGGGATGCGGTCGATCGTCGCGCGCCGCGCGCTTACCTCGCCCGACAGGGTGGCCAGCCCCGCGCGATCCCCCGCCAGTTGCGCCTCCAGCGCCGCCCGGCGCGCGCGCAGCGCGTCATAGCCGCCATTGCGGGCGATGCTGCTCTGCTGCACCCCTCGCTGCGGCTGGGCGGCAAGTTGTCGGCCGATCGCTGCAATCTGGTCATCCATGTCGCGCACGTCGGGCGAATCCGGGCGATACCGGACCAGCAGCGCATCGCGCGCCGCGACCAGCTTCGCCTGCTCCTGCTTCAGTTGCGCCGCCACCGGATTGTCCTGCACCAGTCGGCTGGCGAGGATATCGCGCGGCTCGCGCGCCAGTTGCGCAGTGACGGCGGCCAGTGCGCTCTGCGCCGCGGCGATCGCGGTGCGCTTGGCGTCCAGTTCGGCCTGCTGGCCCAGATATTGGCCGATCTCGACCTTGTCCTTCTCGAACATCAGCAGCATGTCGTTCTGCGTGTAGTAACGCTCCATCCGGGCTTCGAGCGCGCGCAGATCGGTGCGGGCGCGATCCGCCTCCGTCTGGAGCGCGGCATAGGCCTGCCGCGCTTCGGTGGCGAAGCGGGCGCGGCGCTGGGCGATATAGGTGGCCGCGACCGCATCGGCGATTTCCGCGACGCGGGGGCTGGGGCCCCGCACCGTCAGCAGCGCGATATGGCTGTCGGGCAACTGGGTCATGGCGACCCCGGTGCGAAAATCGTCCAGGGTGCGGGCGCGCTCGATTTGGCTGGCCGTCGCCACATAAGGCGATGGCGCACGCGGAAACAGCGCATCTTTCGTCCCCCGCCAGGCGCGGCCGGGCCAGCTTTGCGTCCACAGCCAGGTCAGGTAGCGCAGCGGCGGATGATAGACGTCGCGATAGCCCAGGTTCAGGTCGGCGATCACCTGTTTCAGCACCGGGCCGGATGTCGCCAGGATCATCTCGTCCTTCAGCGCCGATCGGCGGAACACCGCCCAGTCATTATAGAAATTCTCGCGCTGGCGATCGTCGTCTGACACGGCGGACAGGGTGACGCTGGCGGAATAGACCGGCGGCCAGACTATGATGTAGACGCCGACCAGTGCCAACGTCAGCGCCGCCACCGCCAGGATCAGACGGCGATGGCCGGCGATCGCGAAGCCCACGATCCGCCCCGCGCGCCGGAAATCGAAACTGTCCGCCTCCGGGCGATGGGGCACCGCCTCGCTCATCGGTCGATCTCCTGCAACAGGCGCAACTGGACATAGGGGGCCATCAGCGCGCTGAGGCCGCCTAGCGGCGCGTTGACGTAATTTTGCAGGAAGCGGGCGAAGCGCGCACCGCCGCTTTCCTGCACGACGATGATGTCGCCGGGGCGCAGCGGCACATTCTGGAGCATCAGCAGCATCCCCGCATGGCCGCGCGCGCCGCTGCGCAGGATATGCGCGTTGAGGTGACCTTGATCGTCCAGCCGGATCAGCGCGACATTGGACAGGGCCGCTGTCTTGCCGGCGTCGCCTGCCAGGATCAGCGCCTGCGCGGCGGTCGGCGCATCGCGCAGCGGCACCGCACCGGGCCGGTTCACCTCACCTGCGACGAAGACCTTGTTCTCGCGCGGATTGGCCACGGCGACGCTGACCTGCGGATCGCGCACCCGCGCCAGCAGGCGCTGCCGCACCGCCGCAGCCGCCGCCATCGGGGTCAGGCCCGCTACGGCGATGTCGCCAGACCGGGGCAGCGTCACCATGCCGTCGGGGCGAACAGTCGCGCTGCGCGACAGTTCGGGCATCCTATCGACCGCTATCTCTAGCTGATCGCCCGGCCCCAGCAGATAGGCGCTTTCGTAGCGGGCGGCCGATCGTATCACGTCCGGCACTGCGGCGATGCTGGCGGGTGCGCTGAGACTGGTCGAGCAGGCGCCGAGCAGGATCGGGATGAGCAGCAACAGCGCGGTGAACAGGCTGGTGCGGGACGAAGTGCAGTTTGGCGCGATCATGCCGATGCTCCCGCCAGGGTAAGGCGCGCGCGCATCGCCCAAGCGCGGGGCGATAAGGGATTGGCGGCACAGGCCTGAACCAGCGACGCATGGGCCTCAGCGATATCGCCCAGCGCCAGCGCCATATCCGCCTGCGCGCGATGCAGCCGCGCGACGATGGCGCGGCGACGGCGTTCGGGCGCGCCACTGTAGCGGCGGCGCTCCAATATCCGCAACATGGTGGCGACGACCTGTGAGTTGGCCATCAGCCCCAGCGTGTTGCGCAGTTGCCCCGCATGATAGCGAAAACCGAGCAGCACGTCAGGATCGAACCAGCCGACCGCGCCGCTATCGCCCAGCCGGGTGAAGATGTTCAGCTCGAAGGGGAAATTGCCATGGCAGTCGGCATCGACGAACCCGGACCGATGAAGCGCGGCGGTGCGAAACAGCGTGCCCGAAATGGGTGTGAAGCCGCTGGCCATATGCGTGTCGAGTATGGGGAAACGGCCGCGCGGCCGGCCCCGCCGATGCATCCGCCGATAGGCGCAGCTTTGCGCGTCGGAGGGCCGTCCGTCCGCATCGAAAAGCCAGGGATTGGCGACGAACAAGGCAGCGTCCGGCGCGGCGTCTAGCGCCGCGACCGCGCGCTGAAGATAGGCGGGCGACAACAGATCGTCATCATGCAGGATGCAAAAATAATCGGCATCCCCCGCCTGTTCGAAGAAATAGCGGCCCTGCCCATATTCGCCGCCATTGTCCGCCTGCTGGACGAAGCGGATGCGCGGATCGCCCAGGCCCTCGACATAGGCGCGCACCACATCGCCGACGCCACCGGGCGAGGCGTTGTCGCTCACCACCACGCGGAAATCGCGGAAGCTTTGCGCGCACAGGCTGGCCACCGCCTCCCGCACGAAATCGGGGCGATCATAGGTGGGGACACCCACGAAGATGCGCTCAGAAGAAATGGCGATGCGCCTTGTACCAGAGGAAGGTCTGGCCCAACCGCTCATCCAGCCCCGCGCCCGGCGCCCAGCCCAGCTTCTCCGCCGCCAGCGCAGAGGACAGATATTGCGCCTGGATCTCGCCATGGGCGTTGTTGCGTATGTCGGGCACCAGGTCGGCGCGCCCCGCCGCGGCGAGCGTGCGGCGGGTCAGGTCCATCACGCTTACCGGCTCCCCCGTGCCGAAGTTGAAGGCGCGGCCGACCACGTCAGCGTCGCCCATATGCTCGGCCAGCAGCAAATAGCCGCGCACGATATCCTCGACATAGACATAGTCGCGCACCGGCGATCCGTCCGACCGGATCACCGGCCGTTCCCCGTCGATCGCAGCCAGGCAGGTGCCCGGCACGATACGGTTGCTGTTGAGGTCGCCCGGCCCGAACAGATTGCCGCACCGCGTGATGGCGACGGGCAGGCGATAGGTCTGCGCGTAGCTCAGCGCGATCAGGTCGGCGCAACTTTTCGACACGTCATAGGGGTGGCGGCCCTGCAACGCGAAATCCTCCTGATAGGGCAGGGTGTCATGGTCGCCATAGGCCTTGTCGGACGAGGCGATGACGATCCGCTCGACCGTGGCGACCTGGCGGCACGCCTCCAGCAGCACCCATGTCCCCTTGATATTGGCTTCGAAGGTGGACAGCGGATTGCGGTTGGCCACGCCCACGATCGCCTGCGCGCCGAGGTGAAAGACTGTATCGACCGCATATTCGTTGAGCGCCCGTTCGATGACGGCATAATCTTCCAGCGACCCTCGCACCACCTTGGCGCGGGTGGCAAGGCCGTCGGCCTGGAAGCGCGATTGCGGCACCATGTCACGTACCAGCGCCACGACCTCGGCGCCCTGCGCCAGCAGTTCCGCGACCAGGCTGCCGCCCAGAAAGCCGGTCGCGCCGGTGACGAGGCAGGTTTTACCCTTCCACGCGCCGCTCATGCCGCGCGCTCCTGTGGCAGCGCGGGCGCGATCCAGGGCGGCGGCCCGCCGGCCGCGAGCGTCTCGTCCATCTCGACCACATCCTTGTAGAAATCGAACGACTTGAAAAAGCCGTCATGGCGGTAGGTGAAGGCGTCGCCGCGCGCGATCAGCGGCGGGATGATGTCGCGCTCCAGATTCTCCCCCTGCCAGTCGGCGAAGATGGCCGGGTCCATCACCATGAAGCCGGCGTTGATCCAGTAATCGGCGATCAACGGCTTTTCGGCGAAGCGGGCGATCGCGCCATCCTCCTCCACCGACAGCACGCCATATTGCGAATACATCGGCACCGACGTGATCGTCAGCCGCGCGCCATGGGCGCGGTGGAAGGCTACCACGGCATCCAGCGGCACGTCCGACAGGCCATCGCCATAGGTGGCGATGAACGGCCCGTCGATCAGGTGGCGGCAGTTCCAGATGCGGCGGCCGGTATCGGCGTCCTCGCCGGTGTCCACGATCTGGACGCTGGCGCCGATATCCTTCCCCTCGAAATAATCGTGCAGAACATCCTGCCGATATCCAGCCGCCAGAATGAAGTCGCGAAATCCCTGGCGGATGAAATTCTTGATGACATGGACCAGCACCGGCGTCCCGCCCAATGGCAGCATGGGCTTTGGCAGATAGGTGGTGAAGGGAAAGGCGCGGATGCCCTGCCCGCCGCATAATATGACGACTTTCATCGGTCGGTTCCTTTCGTCTTGGGTCGGGTGAATTGGTCGAGGGATAGGGTGGCGAGGCCGATGCCGAATTCCGGCCCGGCGATGCCGCGCTGGATCAGGGGGGCGAGGCGCGAATGGGCGACATGGCCGCCGAACCACAGCTTGATCTGGTCGCCGTCGCGCAGCGGACCGGGGGCCAGGATTTCGCCGTCGGTCCAATCCGTGCTGGCGCGGGTCAGCAGCGGCGCTGCATCCTCACGGAAATGCATGCCGTCGGCGGACCGGGCATGGTGGATCGCCACCTGCTGCCATGCGGGGTCTGCGCCCTCCTGCACATGCGCGACCGAATAGAAGAGGTCGATGCCGTCTGCGTCCGCCAGCGCGGTTGGCGAGGAATAGCCGGCATAGCCCTGGCGCGCGGGATAGAGCGGCCCTTGGACCAGCACCTGTATCGGCGGCGTAAAGTGCACGCCGTCTCGCGACCGGATCAGCCCGATCGACTGGCGCGGTGGGCCGCCTTCCGCGCGCGCGCCCACGGCGGAGAAATAGATCAGCAATTCGCCGCCGCGCACCACCGCGCCCGGCTCGCCGACCAGATAGCCGTTCCAGGCGGTCGCCCCGCCGGTCGCCCGCAGCAGCGTCCAATTGGCGACTTCCCACGCCACGCCATCGGGCGAAACGGCCAGGCCGATCGCCATGGGCGACGGATCGGCGCTGGCATAGACGCCGGTAAAGGCCATCCAGTAGCGCCCCGCGAACGAGACGACGCTGGGCGTTTCGATGCTCGCATAAGGGCCGCCGGCTGGCGACAGCAGCGGCGTGGCCGGCGACAGCGTC
This window contains:
- the hppD gene encoding 4-hydroxyphenylpyruvate dioxygenase, with amino-acid sequence MTATTDNPLGLNGFEFVEFTSPDPEAMAAQFEQLGFVASHRHPRKNITRYRQGRINLMLNRDDAGRVAEFRGVHGPSASAMAFRVADPAAALEWALANGGKATAEDDTVIEGIGGAYLYFMPADGDPYADWAEFPGWQEKAAENSVGLDLLDHLTHNVRRGQMRVWSEFYRTLFGFEEQKFFDIKGKATGLTSQAMIAPDKAIRIPLNESQDDKSQIEEFIRDYHGEGIQHLALTTDNIYDTVERLRARGVRLQDTIETYYELVDKRVPGHGEDLERLRKNRILIDGDVESEGILLQIFTENMFGPIFFEIIQRKGNEGFGNGNFQALFESIELDQIRRGVVSVDA
- the hmgA gene encoding homogentisate 1,2-dioxygenase, with translation MDYLSGFGNHHATEAVAGALPVGRNSPQRVPYGLYAEQLSATAFTAPRQENRRSWLYRMRPSAMHPPFMPYAGQAPLGRPAFEAGAPTPNRLRWNSLPLPLEAADFIDGLVTYASNGDFAAGVGCSLHLYAANRSMVDRAFFSADGEWLIVPQQGRLRIVTEMGVMLIAPLQIALIPRGVRFRVELLDDVARGYACENHGALFRLPDLGPIGSNGLANVRDFEAPVAAYEDVDRPCELVQKYQGRLWSTMLDHSPLDVVAWHGNVAPYLYDLSRFNVIGTVSYDHPDPSIFTVLTSPSDTAGTANLDFVIFPPRWMVAEDTFRPPWFHRNIMSEFMGLITGDYDAKAGGFAPGGASLHNMMSAHGPDVASHDRAVAATLTPHKIEDTMAFMFESRLPFTPTGWAMETPLLQGDYDACWTGFAKAQLPTQGSDA
- the fahA gene encoding fumarylacetoacetase, which translates into the protein MSWWTTDETHDPARTSWVDGANGHADFPIQNLPFGVFSPPDGDARIGVAIGDSILDLSALADQLPASDALRYNRLNALFALPTEQRRKLRHAISGMLSDRAMADQVRPHLHAAADCALHLPAQIGDYTDFYVGIHHANNIGRQFRPDNPLLPNYKYVPIGYHGRASSIRPSGVAVRRPLGQRKPPEADTPIFGPSTRLDYELELGVWIGAGNDLGTPIPIDQAADHVAGFCLLNDWSARDFQAWEYQPLGPFLAKNFQSTISPWVVTAEAMAPFRLPQPPRPQGDPDPLPYLQDAADRQHGGLALTLEVSILTAAMRARGGAPHRLSTGPASNMYWTVQQIVAHHASNGCNLSPGDLLGTGTISAPDRSGYGSLMELSAGGKEPVALPGGESRTFLEDGDEIILRASATVPGFAPIGFGECRAMICPAP
- a CDS encoding glycosyltransferase family 4 protein; translated protein: MKILHVFNRHRGGGGADNAWDATIALSRRRGLNIAIFERDSRNLSPGMAGKLSAFANGLYAPAALRAFAARLEQDRPDIVHTHELYPLLTPWLFEHCTRVGIPIVHSCYDFRVTCPIATHHDGAGVCTRCIDHGAHQAMLRNCRDSLPESAAFALRHAVAGWRDFYRRHVSRFIVLTDFSRDWLHAQAGIPLDRISVNECAIPAAPDPVDPANGAYFAFAGRFVPEKGLDILVEASRMADLPIHVAGPPGSDPTPLMSKGVPVTITSGPESLATIYRGARALVVPSLWFETFAIVAAEAMAHGVPVIASRIGALNDTVREGRTGLHFAPGDPADLARQMQRLWDDPGLCRTLGAAAHADVVARFNEDAHFDRLVAAYDAALRAPDISSPGIRQSRSVQSRAPSRSPAG
- a CDS encoding DUF1972 domain-containing protein; translated protein: MADPARPLRVAIIGDRGIPARYSGFSTLVEELAVGLVRDHGMDVTVYCRNQYYDARPPVWQGVRCRYLPAPGGKSFESIVHSNLAVFDAAFRRFDLVFVVDPGNGPFILPLRALGVPVVIHTDGLGWQRRKWNGLQRTYYKWSESVSARLATWLVTDSRAMQAYYDREYGAASTYIPYSGAVGDAPDDAALARYGVTSGDYYLVVARMEPENNVDHIIREYRASGVAKPLIVVGSVPYESAYARAVAAQHDGQVRCVGGVFDSADLNALYRHCAAYLHGHEVGGTNPSLLRAMHWGAPCVPIDVIFHRENVGPNNPYFSKASGDLAAILRDLDADPARRAALGRATQAHAAATFRWDAVIDGYAALFRRLIALKAAGRRPTAALIGETYRPDILAPAQVA
- a CDS encoding class I SAM-dependent methyltransferase, with the protein product MKYHILRATRSLGLLPMFDRMAFLRKRARAARSNRAFIARHPGFAVPPEDLAFDAYNKVDWADYHDVGLAHAALFARLIRTYLPDAQPLRVLEWGCGPGRLIRHMPLLLSGRSPALTGTDYNPATIDWCRAHLPGIDFALNGLAPPLPFPDDSFDAVYNFSVFTHLSADMHRDWTAELHRVLRPGGMMIATTHGDHYRYLLTQKRETDAYDRGELVTQARFEEGKKWYFAVYPPGWVRCHLLAAFERVEQVAPGPDAGMTQDVWIGFKAHG
- a CDS encoding polysaccharide biosynthesis/export family protein, encoding MIAPNCTSSRTSLFTALLLLIPILLGACSTSLSAPASIAAVPDVIRSAARYESAYLLGPGDQLEIAVDRMPELSRSATVRPDGMVTLPRSGDIAVAGLTPMAAAAAVRQRLLARVRDPQVSVAVANPRENKVFVAGEVNRPGAVPLRDAPTAAQALILAGDAGKTAALSNVALIRLDDQGHLNAHILRSGARGHAGMLLMLQNVPLRPGDIIVVQESGGARFARFLQNYVNAPLGGLSALMAPYVQLRLLQEIDR
- a CDS encoding glycosyltransferase family A protein encodes the protein MGVPTYDRPDFVREAVASLCAQSFRDFRVVVSDNASPGGVGDVVRAYVEGLGDPRIRFVQQADNGGEYGQGRYFFEQAGDADYFCILHDDDLLSPAYLQRAVAALDAAPDAALFVANPWLFDADGRPSDAQSCAYRRMHRRGRPRGRFPILDTHMASGFTPISGTLFRTAALHRSGFVDADCHGNFPFELNIFTRLGDSGAVGWFDPDVLLGFRYHAGQLRNTLGLMANSQVVATMLRILERRRYSGAPERRRRAIVARLHRAQADMALALGDIAEAHASLVQACAANPLSPRAWAMRARLTLAGASA